Part of the Bacillus cereus group sp. RP43 genome is shown below.
TAAACAAATGACTCAGTCCTGGATACACCTTGAAACTAACATTGTCTTTACCCTCAAGTGTTTCCTGCCACAGTTTATAATCTACTTTTTCTAAGACATGAAAATCAGTTGTACCTTGTATAATGAACATTGGAATATTAAGGTTTTTAGCGATACTCGCTCCATTAACTTTATTCAAACTACTCCAGTAACTAGCTGGATAACCAAGTATAACTTCTGTTTTGTCAGAGGTATTGAGTTTTTTTATTTTTTGTACTGCCTCTTTCGTATTTTCCATTTCCTCTTTTTTACGCTCGCCCGATAGTTTTGTATCTTGTTCTACTCGCATTGTAGTCTGTGTCAACACTACATCCTCTAAACGACGTAGGGTACCAGCCATTGAGACAAACCCTTTTATTTCTGGATTATCCTGTGCAATCTTTGGCCCCATTAAACCACCCTGGCTATGCCCAATTAGATAGATCTTATTACTATCTACTCTTTTATCTTCTTTAACAAGTCCAACTGCCTCTTTAGCATCTTTCAAATATTCTGTTTCCACATCGAAAACATCATTTGGATAGGCATAAGAACGTTTGTCATAACGGATAGAAGCAATTCCCTTTTCTGCAAGACCGTGTGCAATATCTGCGAAAGGACGATTAAGACCCGTACCAATGATAGAGTCCATATTATTGGGACCAGACCCCTGAAGCAAAATTGCAACCGGTGGTTTTTCTATTCCTTTCGGGAGAGTTAACAACCCATTCAATTTTTTTTCATTGTACCCAACTTTAATCGAAGATTCTTCCCATTTTTCACCTTTCTCTGGTTTCACTATAAGTGGCTGCATTTCAGTTTGAACGTCTGCTACCTTGCCATCCTTTGTATAAACAAAAGTGGTTTGCAAATTATTTTTACGATGTACTGTGGTAATAGACACTTTTCCATTTTTATCTTTCGAATTAAATACTTCCGATTCTGTATCTAGAGCAGGCCCTAATTGAGATATTAAAGCTTTCCATTTAGAAGCAAACTCTTCCTTAGGTAATTTACTTGTCATTTCCTGAGTTACATTTTTATAAAGTTGATCGAAATCATTTTTCTGAAATTGCTCCAAGTAGGCTGCACTTTTCATTTTTAAATCTTTCTCATCAAAACTTTTTGTACCTTGCGTAACATTTTGTTTTTGTGAACTCTTATCCGGATTTTCAGGCGTTGTACCACAAGCTGCAAGTGAAATCACTATCGCACTTGCTATAATAGGTTTAGTAAATTTAAACATAATAATCCCTCCACTAATCTTTAGTTAATACTTTCAACGTGTATGAATTGACCTATAATGGTGAAGATGGGCATTTTTATATTCTATACGAGTCTCAGTATGCAATCCTGCCCTATTTACTTACACTCAGCAAAACAATGAATGCTCATTTCACCTTTATGATCCCAATCTTTTAGTAACTGATAACGTATTAATTGTGATTTAAATCTTCTTACGACTTACGACCAAGGCACATAAAACATAGACAATAGCAGATACCCCAAGACAACTTATAATTTGAATAACTGCGTTTGGAGTAAAAATTAGGGTGTCAAATATCAAACCTAATACTTTTCGAAGAGAAGCAATAGGTGTAAATATACAAATAACAGCTACAATGATAATATCCGTAAGCCAACCGTACCAAGATCCCTGGATTGTAGTTAATGTATGAACAATCAAAGCAACCATCAGCATAAATACAAATTGACGAATGAAGGCAATACTAACTCCATTTTTATCCCAACCAAAAACACCAAATGGATTGGCTACAAATCCATTATTACCTACAGGTAATAGTTTATCTAAACAAAGATAGCAAAGCGCTGTAAATAGCGAAATAACAAGGGCAAAACCAATATAATTTATAAGGATCCCTCTCATATAATCCAGCTTTTTTACATTAAGATTCATAATTTTCCGGAAATTCTTAGCAGGAATGAGCACCGCACTCATTAAAATTATGATATAAGCGTAAAAACTAAAACTTAAATAAAATTGTCCTTTATTTGTTGTTCCTAATAAATCATTGATTACGTAACTAATTATTTGTAAGACAATCGCTGCGATAAAAATAACGTACGATAATTTTACTTTCTTAAAATTTAGCTTTGCTACAGCAAGTGCATTCATCTTAAGTCCTCCTAATTTTATATTTTCACAATCAAATTCTTTTATTCTTCTTCAACAAGACTGATGAAGAAATCTTGTAAGCCCAAAGGTGATATCATTACTGTATCTGTATCCTCAATTGGTTTGTCAAAAATGTATTGTGATACAAATCCACCCACGTTCTTTTTACCAATAATATTTAGACCTTTCGTTACCTGTTCGACGATATCAACTGGACCTGTTACAGAATAAGCCATCTCATCAATATCAGTGGTATCTGCATATAATTTCAGTTCTCCTTTATCAATGATAAGAAGCTTTTCTGCAACTTTAGAAATTTCATCAATTAAGTGTGTGGACACAATAATAATTTTGGGTTTCTGTTCGTTGCATACTTGTAATAAATCGTAAAAACTATTACGTGTAATAGCATCAAACCCTAAAACTGGTTCATCTAGAATAATTACAGCCTTGTTACTAGCCATTCCAAGGATTGTGTTGACCATAACCTTCATTCCAAATGATGTTTGTTCATACTTTTTGTTTAAATCCAGTTTGAATTTTTCCGCAATTTCAATTGCGAAATTGAGATCAAATTGACTGTGCAATTCTTTTGCAGTCTTGAATAAGTCCCTGATACGCATATTGAAATGTTCTGCATCACTAGGAATAAAATATACTTGCTCTGGCATACGCATCATATTTACGAGGTTCCCCTCAACTCTGACTTCACCAGCACTAGCATTATGGTGACCCGCAATTAATTTGAGAAAGGTAGTTTTTCCTGCCCCATTTTTACCTAGCAAACAGTAAATACCAGGTGAATCCAAGGTTACGGAGAAATTCCGCAACCCTTCATTTTTTCCATAATCTTTAGTTACATTGAATAAATTAATCATCGTTTTCCTCCATTACTAATTTAATTATTTCCTCTCGTGATATACCAATTTTCATCGATTGTCGTATCGTATCTAACAGCTCTTTTTTTCGCTCGTCCAATATGATTTTCTTTGCCTCATTGGTTACTGCCATTCCAATTCCTCGTTTTTTATAGAGCACCCCTTTATCTGCGAGAATCTTAACAGCCTTTACCGATGTAGTTGGGTTTACTGAGAGAAGCTTAGAAATCTGAGTGGTTGAAATAATTAAGTCATCCGGGTTATATGTACCAGATAAAATATCATTTTCAATCATCTCTGCAACCTGAGCAAATACGGGTTTCTCAGTTCTCATGAGCACTTCCTTCCCCCATTGTTATATGGTTAATGATTTGAGTCACTAACCAAATCTACAATAACCCCATCAACTTGTCAAGATGCTCATTGGATTTAGGTGCTCTACAAGTAGTTTGAAGTTTTAATTGCTTATATTGTTTAGATCAATAAGAGTTTATATTCTAAATGAAATGATATTTGATTTAACTCTATTACCTGTACAAATACAGAGAATATATACCTTTATTACCACTTCCTACCTTTGTTATATGGTTAATGATTTAAGTCACTAACCAAATCTACTATACCCCCATTAACTTGTCAAGATACGAATTTAAAATAGGTGCTCTGCAAATAGTTTAAAGTCTCGATTACTTGTACTGTACAGGTCAATAAAAGTATATGTTCCATCTGAAATGACATTTTAGATAACTCTATAACATGTACAAATGCAGAACTCCAGATCTACTGTAACTATTTCCCTCTAACGTTATATAGTTAATGGTTTAAGTCATTAACTTAATCTACAATACACTTACTGACATGTCAAGGTTCATATTTATGTTGAGCATGCTTTAGATGTCCCTCTTCCTTACCTATAGTTATACATTGCTTACCAATTTATTATTAAAAGAATAAGACGATACGACTTTATTTCAAAGCTATATTAAGTCTACATTTAAAGGATCCTGCATTAGTAGTTGTATTAATTTCTTTTACAGGCATTGGCATATCCTTTTTCTATTGCACATTTGATTTTTCAGCTGTGCTGGCTAAATCATTAGATTTGCATGCTGTCATCCCCATAAATAAAGTGTACATGTTAGATCTGCTAATAGTTTCTTATTCAAATGTAATATTTATCAATTATAGAAAGTTTAGTTTCCTATTTTGGCATTTTAAAAATTCTAAAACTTCTTTCTATATTTCCTAAAAATATTTCAGAAAACAAATTAATGTTGTTCATAGAATTATTAAAAAAAGGAGCAACTTGTTATTGTTGCCCCCTTTCACATACCAACCTCATGATTTTATTGAAATAATAACCCCAAAAATCACCATGTTTATTAATTTTCTATTAGTCTAATTAATTTTTACCTCCACACATCTTATCTCTCCTTTAATAAGTGAATAATGCCATCTTCTTCGTTCACGTTAAACTTTTAAGGTAGGGAATTTCACTAAAAAAACACAAAAAACCCCCGTCCCTATAAAAGGGACGAGAGTTAACCCGCGTTGCCACCCTAGTTGAAAGCATAGAAAATATAAGCTTTCCACTTAAAAAATTAACGGTTTTTAACCGGAAACGATTACTAACTTCACATTGAAGTGTTCCACATTTCGCTCAAGGACAGATTCACAAGTTCTTTCTATCGGTTTGCACCACCCACCGACTCTCTAAAAGAAAAAATACCTGTTACTACTTCCTTTCATCACTTTCAAATAATATATAATTTAATTATCATTACTTTACAATAATTCTATTTATCAAGGAATTATTGTAGCTTTAAAATAAAGTATAGTCAGAACTCTTTAATTAAAAGGCAAAAACATTGTAACTTTTTTATAAAAATCGTGACTTTTTAAAAGCGACATTAAGAATATTCTTCAGATCCTGGAAGCATAAGTTTGCCGCAAACAAAAAGAACCATAACCTTGCCGGAACGGCAAAGTTATGGTTCAAATCACACTTCAATCCATTTGAAGCAGTACCTTCAACAAGCCTACCATTTATTGTTCCCTTTTGCATTGCTTCTTTTCCCCACTGATATATCTTATCATCACTAATCATTGCTGGATCGTATATTGTTTTAGGCTCCTTAATATTTTTATACGAAACAGGTTCTGCAATATTTCCAGCCATATCTTTTCTAGGTATTTTGTATTCTATCTCATAAATCCCTTCAATTGAAGAATGTGATTTTTTAGATATAATTAAGTCTTCTACATCAACACCCTGATTTTTCAAAGCATTGTAAAATTCATCCATGTTATGTCCACCACTAACCCCTTTCTTAGTGCTTATATTCTCAACATTTTTTAAATGATTTTTAGCATTATCTCCAAATTTAAAGTTATTAGCTCCAACCGTACCCTTAACAACTTTACTCTCCATATACTGATAAGCCTCTTTCAGAGAATACTGTCCTCCTCCTGAGACCCTTCCTACTCCAGCCATGGCGAAGCCTTTTCCCTCACCTGGGATCCATTTGTACTCCAGCAATGTTTTTACTGCGTGCTGGATCTTTTCATTCCCCTGTAAGAAAGTTGTTTTTACGGTTGTGGCACCTTTGTTCCATAGGCTTCCGATTTTGTCGGCAAACCCTTTTGCTGTCGAGGCTACAAAGTTTACACCTTCTGTTACTTTGTGGCTGGCTGTTTTTATGCCATCGACAGCTGCTTTTCCAGCTTTTCCGGCTACCATTGTTACGCCTTTTCCTGCTTTTACAATCGTCTTCCCAAAGCTAGAAGCGACATACTTTATTCCTTTTCCAGCAAGACTTGCCACTTTTCCAACAGGAACAAAGTTTAGGAGTGTCCATCCTGCGGCGATGAGTCTTTCTTTTGATGATAATTCTTTTCCTGTAATAGGGTCTTTACCGGTAACTGCACGAATTGCATCATTTACTCCAATGAATTCAGCTGCTCCTTCTACTCCCTTTTCCCACCATGATTTTTCATGGTTCTTTTCTTTTTTATGGGTTTCTTTCAATTTTTCATTTTGTTTCTTTTGATATTCTTCATCTGCTTGACGAAACTTTTGAGCGATACGCCGTAATTCTTTTTCTGTAACTTGTAAGTTACGTATGTAAGATTCCATGAGTCTCATTGATCTCATATATTCCCCGTAAAAATGCTGACTCGTCGCTCCTTGCCATTGCATTTGAATACTAAACATAGATTGATTGAGATTTTGTTGTATGTTCTGGCTGTGTGTTTGCATCTCTGATATGTTTTTGGCAATTTGTTCGAGTTGTTCAGGTTTGACCTTAATCTCCAAACCTTCTCCCACCTTCCTCTATTTTATACCAAAAAGAAATAGAACTACATCAATTTTTACTTATTCTCTTTAGAGAAAACATCAAAAATACTGTTATCACAAATCGCTTCAATTTCTTCCTTTACAAATAATTTTTGAAATTTTGTTCCTGGGTTCAATATGACATTTGCCTCTAAATCTATCGTTTTCAATAATTCAACTGCATTCATAGAGACATATGGACATTCTTCTGGAATAACCATTTCTAAATGCTTTAAATCAGAATACAGTGGTAACATTAATCCTTCTTCCATTTCAAAATAATGAATTTGCAATTGTGTATTATCAGTTGAAATTAAATCCCCTTCTTCATCTACAGTTGTATCTCCCTCTACGGAAGCAACAACGTATAAATTTGATTTCTGTAACATCTCATAAAAATGAACTCTTTTTTCTTCATTCTGTAAAGCTTCCACTAACGCCTCATCTAATGGGCAAATTTCTAGTAAACTCATTAAACTTCACTCCTTATTTGGAATAATTCCGCCATCTTACTCAAAGTAAGATGGCGAATTTTAAATCCGATTATTTTTGAATATTGATAACTGGTACTTCTTTTGTATTATTAGTTCTATCCACTAGATTTAAGTAGAAATGCGATACTGTAGTAGTATAATATGGAGAAATCCAAAGGTATGGAAGATTTAGTGTAAATATTCCCACCAATGAACCTAAAATAAACCAACCAATGAAACTTAACCAAGTGATAAATAAATCTAACTTATGTCCTTTCATCATCACTTTACTTTTTTTAATTGCTTCGCTTGCTGTACATTCTGGATCTTCTAACATAATGTAGTAAGCCATAGAATAAGAGAAAAATTTAATAATACCTGGAACAATGAACAAAAGACTCCATAAGCTAATAAATATTGTTTGTAAGATACCTAGTTTCATAGCTCTAAATATATTATTTGACTTAAATCCAGCAAATAAATCACCAATTGTAGTAGATTCATTTTTCGCTAAACCTAATGTGATTGTATAATAGCCGTAACTCATAACACTTTGTACAACAATATAAAGAATAAAAATAAAAGCCCATATAATAATTTGAGATAAAATAACTCCAAAATTAATTTGAGGTTCGCCATATGAATAATATATAAAGTTCTCAGGTCCTATAACGTCTATAAACAAACCAAAAATTAGAAATACTACTATACCAATGAAATACATACTTGCTGCGGGAATGAGATAATTAAGAAACGTTGAACCTACCCCTAATCCCCACCGGCCTTTCAATGAGGATAATGCTTCCCTTTTTAAATTGCTAATCATCTTTTTTCCACCCTTCAAATTAATTATTCATTAAAGAGTGACTTTAATGAATAATTAATGAGTTTAGTAGAATTCAAATTTCTACTAAGCTCATTAATATTTACTCCTTATGCGGAATAATTTCGCCATCTTACTCAAAGTAAGATGGCAAATTTTAATCTAATTATTTTTGAACGTTCATTGCT
Proteins encoded:
- a CDS encoding permease gives rise to the protein MNALAVAKLNFKKVKLSYVIFIAAIVLQIISYVINDLLGTTNKGQFYLSFSFYAYIIILMSAVLIPAKNFRKIMNLNVKKLDYMRGILINYIGFALVISLFTALCYLCLDKLLPVGNNGFVANPFGVFGWDKNGVSIAFIRQFVFMLMVALIVHTLTTIQGSWYGWLTDIIIVAVICIFTPIASLRKVLGLIFDTLIFTPNAVIQIISCLGVSAIVYVLCALVVSRKKI
- a CDS encoding SseB family protein, which codes for MSLLEICPLDEALVEALQNEEKRVHFYEMLQKSNLYVVASVEGDTTVDEEGDLISTDNTQLQIHYFEMEEGLMLPLYSDLKHLEMVIPEECPYVSMNAVELLKTIDLEANVILNPGTKFQKLFVKEEIEAICDNSIFDVFSKENK
- a CDS encoding ABC transporter ATP-binding protein, with the translated sequence MINLFNVTKDYGKNEGLRNFSVTLDSPGIYCLLGKNGAGKTTFLKLIAGHHNASAGEVRVEGNLVNMMRMPEQVYFIPSDAEHFNMRIRDLFKTAKELHSQFDLNFAIEIAEKFKLDLNKKYEQTSFGMKVMVNTILGMASNKAVIILDEPVLGFDAITRNSFYDLLQVCNEQKPKIIIVSTHLIDEISKVAEKLLIIDKGELKLYADTTDIDEMAYSVTGPVDIVEQVTKGLNIIGKKNVGGFVSQYIFDKPIEDTDTVMISPLGLQDFFISLVEEE
- a CDS encoding WXG100 family type VII secretion target, encoding MEIKVKPEQLEQIAKNISEMQTHSQNIQQNLNQSMFSIQMQWQGATSQHFYGEYMRSMRLMESYIRNLQVTEKELRRIAQKFRQADEEYQKKQNEKLKETHKKEKNHEKSWWEKGVEGAAEFIGVNDAIRAVTGKDPITGKELSSKERLIAAGWTLLNFVPVGKVASLAGKGIKYVASSFGKTIVKAGKGVTMVAGKAGKAAVDGIKTASHKVTEGVNFVASTAKGFADKIGSLWNKGATTVKTTFLQGNEKIQHAVKTLLEYKWIPGEGKGFAMAGVGRVSGGGQYSLKEAYQYMESKVVKGTVGANNFKFGDNAKNHLKNVENISTKKGVSGGHNMDEFYNALKNQGVDVEDLIISKKSHSSIEGIYEIEYKIPRKDMAGNIAEPVSYKNIKEPKTIYDPAMISDDKIYQWGKEAMQKGTINGRLVEGTASNGLKCDLNHNFAVPARLWFFLFAANLCFQDLKNILNVAFKKSRFL
- a CDS encoding DUF975 family protein, with product MISNLKREALSSLKGRWGLGVGSTFLNYLIPAASMYFIGIVVFLIFGLFIDVIGPENFIYYSYGEPQINFGVILSQIIIWAFIFILYIVVQSVMSYGYYTITLGLAKNESTTIGDLFAGFKSNNIFRAMKLGILQTIFISLWSLLFIVPGIIKFFSYSMAYYIMLEDPECTASEAIKKSKVMMKGHKLDLFITWLSFIGWFILGSLVGIFTLNLPYLWISPYYTTTVSHFYLNLVDRTNNTKEVPVINIQK
- a CDS encoding GntR family transcriptional regulator, which encodes MRTEKPVFAQVAEMIENDILSGTYNPDDLIISTTQISKLLSVNPTTSVKAVKILADKGVLYKKRGIGMAVTNEAKKIILDERKKELLDTIRQSMKIGISREEIIKLVMEENDD
- a CDS encoding alpha/beta hydrolase → MFKFTKPIIASAIVISLAACGTTPENPDKSSQKQNVTQGTKSFDEKDLKMKSAAYLEQFQKNDFDQLYKNVTQEMTSKLPKEEFASKWKALISQLGPALDTESEVFNSKDKNGKVSITTVHRKNNLQTTFVYTKDGKVADVQTEMQPLIVKPEKGEKWEESSIKVGYNEKKLNGLLTLPKGIEKPPVAILLQGSGPNNMDSIIGTGLNRPFADIAHGLAEKGIASIRYDKRSYAYPNDVFDVETEYLKDAKEAVGLVKEDKRVDSNKIYLIGHSQGGLMGPKIAQDNPEIKGFVSMAGTLRRLEDVVLTQTTMRVEQDTKLSGERKKEEMENTKEAVQKIKKLNTSDKTEVILGYPASYWSSLNKVNGASIAKNLNIPMFIIQGTTDFHVLEKVDYKLWQETLEGKDNVSFKVYPGLSHLFMPGGSADKFDGSIYNKPAHVDSQVIKDVSGWINAQH